The following are encoded together in the Zingiber officinale cultivar Zhangliang chromosome 8A, Zo_v1.1, whole genome shotgun sequence genome:
- the LOC122010904 gene encoding uncharacterized protein LOC122010904 — MAVAVVNNNDMLISSSAASASASRVEVRSVWAHNLDEEFALIRSAVPFHPFVALDTEYPGVVVASKNPYCTLTLPQRYELIRANVEALRIVQVGLTLSDAAGNLPCVIYSDGTCVSYVWEFNFRDFDISRDRYAPSSVELLKANGIDFQKNQIWGIDSCRFAQNLATSGLLSFGHFSPVSWVTFQGAYDFAFLVKMLTCDCKLPKTVREFLHLVHFFFGKRVFDVKHLYGGLERVASTVGVERAVGSRHQSGSDSLLTWQVFYQIASRDLHTTLEDENEEEVPKNGEDFDFDGAVVEKAAGAIGVKLGFHGKGQGEGLGDRTHCSLAPSSTPTTSRTRSRRWAGSTPAASCLSSSPSPFITQCDDSYRLKTSSTPWPSSTSPSSSSISSSPSLPSLSLTSTSSGPPSLSASLGGCSSSPLGSTSSSSLPTGPPGLTSLLRSSPTSGSFSNSLFHQPSCSCKSTLQLSPPLFLFPLAQTHIHHSLEIWHIQGFVLITGYLLNPEISLNVISICANYWNWDFMIMLGLSNAASVRIGNELGAAHPRVAKFAVLVMVTTNLILSLIISVLVLILHTLLRKLYTSNH, encoded by the exons ATGGCTGTCGCAGTCGTCAACAATAACGATATGCTAATTTCCTCTTCCGCCGCCAGCGCCAGCGCCAGCAGAGTCGAGGTTCGCTCCGTGTGGGCTCATAACCTCGACGAGGAGTTCGCCCTTATCCGCTCCGCCGTCCCGTTCCACCCCTTCGTCGCATTGGACACCGAGTATCCTGGCGTCGTCGTCGCTTCCAAAAATCCCTACTGCACCCTCACCCTCCCCCAGCGCTACGAATTGATCCGCGCCAACGTCGAGGCCCTCCGCATCGTCCAGGTCGGTCTCACCCTCTCCGACGCCGCCGGCAACCTCCCATGTGTCATCTACAGCGACGGCACTTGTGTGAGTTACGTGTGGGAATTTAATTTCCGCGACTTCGACATCAGCCGCGACCGTTACGCCCCTTCCTCCGTCGAGCTGCTCAAGGCTAATGGCATCGACTTCCAAAAGAATCAAATATGGGGCATCGACTCTTGCAGATTCGCCCAGAACTTGGCCACCTCCGGCTTGCTTTCCTTTGGCCATTTTTCTCCCGTCTCCTGGGTTACCTTCCAAGGCGCCTATGACTTCGCCTTCCTAGTCAAGATGCTGACATGCGACTGCAAATTACCAAAGACCGTTCGTGAGTTCTTGCACCTCGTTCACTTCTTTTTCGGCAAAAGGGTGTTCGATGTGAAGCACCTTTACGGAGGATTGGAGCGGGTGGCCTCTACCGTCGGAGTTGAGCGAGCAGTGGGCTCTCGACATCAGTCCGGCTCCGATAGCTTATTAACATGGCAGGTGTTCTACCAAATCGCCTCTC GCGACCTTCACACTACCCTCGAAGATGAGAACGAGGAGGAGGTGCCAAAGAATGGGGAGGATTTCGATTTTGACGGAGCCGTCGTGGAGAAGGCAGCCGGCGCGATCGGGGTCAAATTAGGGTTCCATGGGAAGGGACAGGGAGAGGGATTGGGTGATCGAACTCATTGTTCTCTGGCTCCTTCCTCAACGCCAACGACCAGTCGGACACGGTCGCGAAGGTGGGCCGGATCTACTCCCGCGGCCTCCTGCCTCAGCTCATCTCCTTCACCCTTTATTACCCAATGCGACGATTCCTATAGGCTCAAAACATCATCAACCCCATGGCCGTCATCGACGTCGCCGTCCTCCTCTTCCATATCCTCATCTCCTAGCTTGCCATCTTTGTCCTTGACTTCGACCTCCTCGGGGCCTCCATCACTCTCAGCATCCCTTGGTGGGTGCTCGTCCTCTCCACTTGGCTCTACATCATCCTCATCCCTTCCTACAGGACCACCTGGACTGACCTCTCTATTAAGGTCTTCACCGACATCTGGCTCTTTTTCAAACTCACTGTTTCATCAACCATCATGCTCGTGTAAGTCAACCCTCCAACTTTctccccctctcttcctcttcccccTCGCTCAAACTCACATTCATCATAGCTTGGAGATTTGGCACATCCAAGGTTTCGTGCTGATCACAGGCTACCTCCTAAATCCAGAAATCTCACTCAATGTCATATCTATCTG TGCAAATTATTGGAATTGGGACTTCATGATCATGCTCGGCTTGAGCAATGCCGCAAG TGTGAGGATAGGGAATGAGTTGGGGGCTGCTCATCCTCGAGTCGCTAAGTTTGCAGTCCTTGTTATGGTGACGACCAACTTGATCCTTAGCTTGATCATCAGTGTGTTGGTCCTCATACTGCACACGCTCTTGCGCAAGCTCTACACCAGCAATCATTAA